One window from the genome of Mumia sp. ZJ1417 encodes:
- a CDS encoding helix-turn-helix domain-containing protein: MTTLLAPVPPAPEPAPLLREALGDALRGERRARGRTLRDVAKSSRVSLAYLSEIERGQKEASSEIIASVCTALGITMLDLVATVARAYAVHQGVAPVREAGTPQCPVAMAA, encoded by the coding sequence GTGACCACCTTGCTCGCACCCGTCCCGCCCGCACCGGAGCCCGCCCCGCTGCTGCGTGAGGCGCTGGGCGACGCGCTCCGCGGGGAGCGCCGTGCGCGCGGCAGGACCTTGCGCGACGTTGCGAAGTCCTCCCGAGTCTCGCTGGCCTACCTCTCCGAGATCGAGCGCGGCCAGAAGGAAGCCTCTTCGGAGATCATCGCCTCGGTCTGCACGGCCCTCGGTATCACGATGCTCGACCTCGTCGCCACGGTCGCCCGCGCCTACGCCGTGCACCAGGGAGTCGCGCCGGTGCGCGAGGCCGGCACTCCGCAGTGCCCCGTCGCGATGGCGGCCTGA
- a CDS encoding VOC family protein — translation MPGHEHSIPLSVDYVEIAVTDLPAASAFYRDAFGWEIVPYGDEYAGFRTPAESGGEEAGGLRLADEVTRGSTLVLLYADDLEACAASVTAAGGKVIEGPYAFPGGRRFHFLDPSGNELGAWSTS, via the coding sequence ATGCCTGGTCACGAGCACTCCATCCCGCTGTCCGTCGACTACGTCGAGATCGCCGTCACCGACCTGCCGGCCGCGTCCGCGTTCTACCGCGACGCATTCGGGTGGGAGATCGTCCCGTACGGCGACGAGTACGCCGGCTTCCGTACGCCCGCCGAGTCCGGGGGCGAGGAGGCGGGTGGCCTGCGGCTGGCCGACGAGGTGACCCGCGGGTCGACCCTCGTCCTGCTGTACGCCGACGACCTCGAGGCGTGCGCCGCGTCCGTCACGGCGGCGGGCGGCAAGGTCATCGAGGGGCCGTACGCGTTCCCCGGCGGTCGCCGCTTCCACTTCCTCGACCCGAGCGGCAACGAGCTCGGGGCCTGGTCGACGAGCTGA
- a CDS encoding CbiQ family ECF transporter T component, with protein MSTPYLIGVYQPGDSVVHRLPVGVKVAALAVFSVAVVAVRSMPASWAYLAVALAVAAVARVPLRLLARAARAVLLVAVVIGAFQWWFHGRDRAIETLLDLVSLSLMAVVLTATTPVNAMLDAFVRWITPLRWFGVDPDRVALTISLAMQAIPGTFAIAAETRDAARARGLERRPRAYLSPFVIRVVARAQETGDALAARGVGDD; from the coding sequence GTGAGCACCCCGTACCTGATCGGTGTCTATCAGCCGGGCGACTCGGTGGTCCACCGGTTGCCGGTGGGCGTGAAGGTCGCGGCGCTCGCGGTGTTCAGCGTCGCGGTCGTGGCGGTACGCAGCATGCCTGCGTCGTGGGCGTACCTCGCCGTCGCGCTCGCGGTCGCAGCCGTCGCTCGGGTGCCGTTGAGGCTGCTCGCGCGCGCGGCACGGGCGGTGCTGCTCGTGGCGGTCGTGATCGGGGCCTTCCAGTGGTGGTTCCACGGCCGCGACCGCGCGATCGAGACGCTGCTCGACCTCGTGTCGCTGTCGCTGATGGCGGTCGTCCTCACCGCCACGACACCGGTCAACGCGATGCTCGACGCCTTTGTCCGGTGGATCACGCCGCTGCGTTGGTTCGGTGTGGATCCCGACCGCGTCGCGCTGACGATCTCCCTCGCGATGCAGGCGATCCCGGGCACGTTCGCGATCGCCGCGGAGACGCGCGACGCCGCTCGCGCCCGAGGGCTCGAGCGGCGCCCACGGGCGTATCTCTCGCCGTTCGTCATCCGGGTCGTCGCGCGCGCCCAGGAGACGGGCGACGCGCTCGCCGCTCGCGGCGTCGGCGACGACTGA
- a CDS encoding class I SAM-dependent methyltransferase, giving the protein MDRSPERARAFDACAGDYAHSRPSYPERAVRWLIGDAPVRVLELGAGSGQMTTALTALGHDVVALDRSAEMLGRLASRLEVPVVRAVAERLPFPAGSFDVVVAAQSYHWFDAERTLPEVARVLRTGGRAALVWNTRDESVPWVRRLTAIIDAEPDDLAAITDSLPLSGLFDLPDSADFGFWQQLDLDALLALVSSRSSIAARAHRERERVLDQVRALYESHASGHNGLRMRYATRCYRAIVHKDALNPSSVPRGELRIGLG; this is encoded by the coding sequence GTGGACAGGTCCCCGGAGCGTGCGCGAGCCTTCGACGCGTGCGCCGGAGACTACGCGCACTCCCGACCGTCCTACCCCGAGCGCGCCGTGCGGTGGCTCATCGGTGACGCGCCCGTCCGCGTTCTCGAGCTCGGCGCCGGATCCGGCCAGATGACCACCGCCCTGACGGCGCTCGGGCACGACGTCGTCGCCCTCGACCGCTCCGCCGAGATGCTCGGCAGGCTCGCCAGCCGCCTCGAGGTCCCCGTCGTACGCGCGGTCGCCGAGCGCCTTCCGTTTCCCGCCGGGTCCTTCGACGTCGTCGTGGCCGCGCAGTCGTACCACTGGTTCGACGCCGAGCGCACCCTCCCCGAGGTCGCTCGCGTCCTGCGGACCGGTGGACGTGCCGCGCTCGTCTGGAACACCCGCGACGAGTCCGTCCCGTGGGTCCGCCGCCTCACGGCGATCATCGACGCCGAGCCCGACGACCTCGCGGCGATCACCGACTCGCTGCCGCTCTCGGGGTTGTTCGATCTGCCCGACTCTGCCGACTTCGGCTTCTGGCAGCAGCTCGACCTCGACGCCCTCCTCGCCCTGGTCTCGTCGCGCTCGTCGATCGCCGCACGGGCCCACCGCGAGCGAGAACGTGTCCTCGACCAGGTCCGTGCCCTGTACGAGAGCCACGCCAGCGGGCACAACGGTCTGCGGATGCGGTACGCGACGCGCTGCTACCGCGCGATCGTCCACAAGGACGCCCTCAATCCCTCGTCCGTGCCGCGCGGCGAGCTGCGCATCGGGCTGGGTTGA
- a CDS encoding DUF402 domain-containing protein — MPRRDGGLIGTPGSAPPPEPAPGTLVRQVTTKYGGHPHWEFDTIAHARDEVGTWLYMPAGSRMVRPARDVRTVVDSITLVPHTDPYVATFHAVEDDPTRRLRWRLYVDMTTPARWEAPDLVTMLDLDLDVVLTIDGQVETLDADELTEHRLTYGYPDDLVTLAERSAHDVADAVVRRHEPFGELGWTRLREAQGAFSR; from the coding sequence GTGCCCCGTCGCGATGGCGGCCTGATCGGCACCCCTGGGTCGGCACCGCCGCCCGAGCCCGCACCCGGGACCCTCGTCCGTCAGGTCACGACGAAGTACGGCGGCCACCCGCACTGGGAGTTCGACACGATCGCGCACGCCCGCGACGAGGTCGGTACGTGGCTGTACATGCCGGCAGGGTCGCGCATGGTCCGCCCGGCCCGCGACGTACGGACGGTCGTCGACAGCATCACGCTCGTCCCGCACACCGACCCGTACGTCGCGACGTTCCACGCCGTCGAGGACGATCCGACCAGACGACTGCGGTGGCGTCTCTACGTCGACATGACGACCCCGGCGAGGTGGGAGGCGCCCGATCTCGTGACGATGCTCGACCTCGACCTCGATGTGGTCCTGACGATCGACGGACAGGTCGAGACGCTCGACGCCGACGAGCTCACCGAGCACCGCCTCACGTACGGCTATCCCGACGACCTCGTCACCCTCGCCGAACGCTCCGCCCACGACGTCGCCGACGCGGTCGTACGGCGCCACGAGCCGTTCGGGGAGCTCGGCTGGACACGTCTGCGCGAGGCGCAGGGCGCGTTCTCGCGCTGA
- a CDS encoding energy-coupling factor ABC transporter ATP-binding protein translates to MPTLTFDGAGVTVATPKGDKVILAPTSLELTERRIGVIGANGSGKSTLARMVNGLVTASTGRVLVDGVDVAAQPSRVRRRVGFVFTDPAAQVVMPTCVEDIELSLRRHVKRAGERRERALDVLARYGLRDLADTSVHALSGGQRQLLAIAGVLATEPVVVVADEPTTLLDLANTRRIGDLLHGLDQQVVLVTHDLDLVRHCDRVLVVDHGRVRFDGAADEAVADYVASVEQAVAP, encoded by the coding sequence TCGCGCCGACGTCGCTGGAGCTGACCGAGCGCCGCATCGGCGTGATCGGCGCCAACGGCTCAGGGAAGTCCACGCTCGCCCGGATGGTCAACGGGCTCGTCACCGCGTCGACGGGCCGGGTCCTCGTCGACGGGGTGGACGTCGCCGCGCAGCCGTCGCGCGTACGCCGCCGGGTGGGGTTCGTGTTCACCGACCCCGCGGCGCAGGTGGTGATGCCGACGTGCGTCGAGGACATCGAGCTCTCGCTGCGCCGCCACGTCAAGCGCGCCGGTGAGCGGCGTGAGAGGGCGCTCGACGTGCTCGCGCGGTACGGGCTGCGCGACCTCGCCGACACGAGCGTCCATGCCCTGTCGGGTGGACAGCGTCAGCTGCTGGCGATCGCGGGTGTCCTTGCGACGGAGCCTGTCGTCGTGGTCGCCGACGAGCCGACGACCCTCCTCGACCTCGCCAACACCCGGCGGATCGGCGACCTGCTCCACGGGCTCGACCAACAGGTCGTGCTGGTGACCCACGACCTCGATCTCGTACGGCACTGCGACCGCGTCCTCGTCGTCGACCACGGGCGGGTGCGCTTCGACGGGGCTGCCGACGAGGCCGTCGCGGACTACGTGGCGTCTGTCGAGCAGGCGGTCGCACCGTGA
- a CDS encoding GuaB1 family IMP dehydrogenase-related protein: MRFLNDQQPSQDLTYSDVFMVPSRSDVISRFDVDLTTPDGVGTTIPVVAANMTAVSGRRMAETLARRGGLAVIPQDIPLDVVARSVAQVKAAHPIYDTPVSVTPDTTVGEALSLLHKRAHGAVLVVEGDKPLGVVTEHDGAEVDRFAQVHEVMSSDVLALDAADDPRTVFDALSEHHLSYAPVLHDGALVGVATKKGALRSTLYTPALDAEGRLEIGAAIGINGDVRGKAEALLAMGVDVLVVDTAHGHQDKMLQALPLVVAARDAYEVETGRRVPVVAGNVVSADGTRDLIAAGADIAKVGVGPGAMCTTRMMTGVGRPQFSAVLECATAAADLGKHVWADGGVRYPRDVALALAAGGASVMIGSWLAGTYESPGDLRIGTDGRPYKESFGMASARAVSNRTRDAAGFERARMALFEEGISTSRMYLNPERPGVEDLIDQIIAGVRSSATYAGARSIPEFAERAVVGLQSTAGYEEGRPLHASW, translated from the coding sequence GTGCGTTTTCTCAACGACCAGCAGCCGTCCCAGGATCTGACCTACAGCGACGTGTTCATGGTGCCGTCGCGCTCCGACGTCATCTCCCGCTTCGACGTCGATCTCACCACCCCCGACGGCGTCGGCACGACGATCCCGGTCGTCGCGGCCAACATGACGGCGGTCTCTGGACGCCGGATGGCCGAGACCCTGGCGCGTCGAGGCGGGCTTGCCGTCATCCCGCAGGACATCCCGCTCGACGTCGTCGCTCGCTCCGTGGCGCAGGTCAAAGCGGCACACCCGATCTATGACACCCCGGTCTCCGTCACGCCCGACACCACCGTCGGCGAGGCGCTCAGCCTCCTGCACAAGCGCGCCCACGGCGCCGTGCTCGTGGTCGAGGGCGACAAGCCTCTCGGTGTCGTCACCGAGCACGACGGCGCCGAGGTCGACCGGTTCGCGCAGGTCCACGAGGTGATGAGCTCCGACGTGCTCGCGCTCGACGCCGCCGACGACCCCCGTACGGTCTTCGACGCGCTCAGCGAGCACCACCTGTCGTACGCGCCCGTCCTGCACGACGGCGCCCTCGTCGGCGTCGCGACGAAGAAGGGCGCCCTGCGCTCGACGCTCTACACGCCGGCCCTCGACGCCGAAGGCCGCCTCGAGATCGGTGCCGCGATCGGCATCAACGGCGACGTGCGCGGCAAGGCCGAGGCGCTGCTCGCGATGGGCGTCGACGTCCTCGTCGTCGACACCGCGCACGGTCACCAGGACAAGATGCTCCAGGCGCTGCCGCTGGTCGTCGCGGCGCGCGACGCGTACGAGGTCGAGACCGGCCGCCGCGTCCCGGTCGTCGCCGGCAACGTCGTATCGGCCGACGGCACCCGCGACCTCATCGCCGCCGGAGCCGACATCGCCAAGGTCGGCGTCGGTCCGGGCGCGATGTGCACCACCCGCATGATGACCGGTGTCGGACGGCCGCAGTTCTCGGCCGTGCTCGAGTGCGCCACCGCAGCCGCCGACCTCGGCAAGCACGTGTGGGCCGACGGCGGCGTCCGATATCCCCGCGACGTCGCGCTGGCGCTCGCGGCCGGCGGAGCGAGCGTGATGATCGGCTCCTGGCTGGCCGGCACGTACGAGAGCCCGGGCGACCTGCGCATCGGCACGGACGGCCGCCCCTACAAGGAGTCGTTCGGCATGGCCTCGGCCCGCGCGGTCTCCAACCGCACCCGCGACGCGGCCGGCTTCGAGCGCGCCCGGATGGCGCTGTTCGAGGAGGGCATCAGCACCTCCCGCATGTATCTCAACCCCGAGCGCCCCGGCGTGGAGGACCTGATCGACCAGATCATCGCGGGCGTCCGCTCGTCGGCGACGTACGCCGGTGCGCGGAGCATCCCCGAGTTCGCCGAGCGTGCGGTCGTGGGACTGCAGAGCACCGCCGGGTACGAGGAAGGGCGCCCGCTGCACGCCAGCTGGTGA
- a CDS encoding oxidoreductase, whose amino-acid sequence MPDPFSALTALDGVPSAFAATRDGLDSLLRDRGLRRSTPEMTADSLLLGAAASAAIDGAPYDPDGLRRGEADPLALAVARMSTELLSLVPTWHKAPLQAIARIHALVARGRVSDDELGRPVSPEGARRLGTLAQAVVAPTEAPGLLVASVVHAEIATAGAFVSDNGIVARAAERLVIVAKGVDPASLTVPEAGHRAAGAGYTKLLGEYESEGTAGVHKWLLYAAQAYADGAEAAPVEPPKGPRSRS is encoded by the coding sequence GTGCCTGACCCCTTTTCCGCCCTGACGGCGCTGGACGGTGTCCCGTCGGCGTTCGCTGCCACCCGTGACGGTCTCGACTCGCTGCTGCGTGACCGCGGTCTGCGCCGCAGCACGCCCGAGATGACGGCCGACTCGCTGTTGCTGGGCGCGGCCGCGAGCGCCGCGATCGACGGTGCCCCGTACGATCCGGACGGCCTGCGTCGCGGCGAGGCCGATCCGCTTGCCCTCGCCGTCGCGCGGATGAGCACCGAGCTGCTGTCGCTGGTCCCGACGTGGCACAAGGCCCCGCTTCAGGCGATCGCCCGCATCCACGCGCTGGTGGCGCGGGGCCGAGTCAGCGACGACGAGCTGGGACGGCCGGTGTCGCCGGAGGGTGCGAGGCGGCTCGGCACGCTCGCGCAGGCCGTGGTCGCCCCGACAGAGGCGCCGGGCCTGCTGGTCGCTTCGGTCGTGCACGCCGAGATCGCGACCGCAGGGGCGTTCGTGTCCGACAACGGGATCGTCGCACGGGCGGCCGAGCGGCTGGTGATCGTCGCCAAGGGTGTCGATCCGGCGAGCCTGACGGTGCCGGAGGCCGGTCACCGGGCTGCGGGGGCGGGCTACACGAAGCTGCTGGGCGAGTACGAGTCGGAGGGGACGGCAGGCGTGCACAAGTGGCTGCTGTACGCGGCACAGGCGTACGCGGACGGCGCGGAGGCGGCGCCTGTCGAGCCACCGAAGGGCCCCCGCAGCCGCTCCTGA
- a CDS encoding HAD family phosphatase, whose product MTTSDATPVPSASTRSAAFFDLDKTIIARSSTLAFSKHFYDSGLISRRSVLRSAYAQFMFALQGADEAQMEKMRAYLTALVEGWDVETVRQVVAETLHSVVDPLVYVEAVDLIAAHRSAGRDVVIVSASGSEVVDPIGAMLGADHVIATRLVEEDGRYTGEIERYAYGENKAIAIRELADEQGYDLTESYAYSDSETDVPMLVEVGHPYVVNPDKALRRLAAEEDWPVLEFAEPIALKSRVSLESTGSKVAVAGLAAAAVSAAAGVALHQLKRRRSV is encoded by the coding sequence GTGACCACGTCCGACGCGACGCCCGTCCCTTCCGCGAGCACCCGCTCCGCGGCGTTCTTCGACCTCGACAAGACGATCATCGCCCGCTCCAGCACGCTGGCGTTCTCCAAGCACTTCTACGACTCCGGCCTCATCAGCCGCCGGTCAGTGCTCCGCAGCGCGTACGCGCAGTTCATGTTCGCCCTGCAGGGTGCCGACGAGGCGCAGATGGAGAAGATGCGCGCCTACCTCACCGCGCTCGTGGAGGGGTGGGACGTCGAGACCGTGCGGCAGGTCGTCGCCGAGACGCTCCACAGTGTCGTCGACCCCCTCGTCTACGTCGAGGCCGTCGACCTGATCGCTGCGCACCGCTCCGCAGGGCGCGACGTGGTCATCGTCTCCGCCTCAGGGTCTGAGGTCGTCGACCCGATCGGCGCGATGCTCGGTGCCGACCACGTGATCGCGACGCGGCTCGTCGAGGAGGACGGCCGCTACACCGGCGAGATCGAGAGGTACGCGTACGGCGAGAACAAGGCCATCGCGATCAGGGAACTCGCCGACGAGCAGGGGTACGACCTCACCGAGTCCTACGCCTACTCCGACTCCGAGACCGACGTGCCGATGCTCGTCGAGGTCGGGCACCCGTACGTCGTCAACCCGGACAAGGCGTTGCGTCGCCTGGCTGCCGAGGAGGACTGGCCGGTGCTCGAGTTCGCCGAGCCGATCGCCCTGAAGAGCCGAGTCTCGCTCGAGTCCACCGGCAGCAAGGTCGCTGTCGCCGGGCTGGCCGCCGCCGCCGTGTCCGCGGCGGCCGGAGTCGCTCTTCACCAGCTCAAACGCCGCCGCTCTGTGTGA